The genomic segment GAGCAGGTGCACGTAAAGCACGCCCTCGGCCCGGTCGACGTCGAGGATCAGCGTGCCCGGCACCAGCGAGATCACCTCGGCGGTGAGCGCCAGGTTGAGGTCGGTACGCACGCGCAGCGGCACCGCGATGATCGCGCCGCGCGGGCGATAGCCGAAGCGCAGCGCCACCGCTGCCACGTGCACGCTGGCGCTGACCAGCTCCGCGACGAACGTGGCAGCGAAGACCAGCAGCGCGCGGGGGCGGACCCGGCCACCGAACGTGACCGGCGGCAGCGGGAAGAACAGCAGCACCGCCACGCCGACCAGCAGGCCGGCGAGCAGGTTGCCCCAGGACACGTCGCCCCACAGCAGCATCCAGGCCACGACGAGCCAGCCGAGCGCGACCGCCTGGTCCCGCCGCCGCCCACCACGGCCGACGCTCGGCGCGGGCGCATCGGGGGCGGGCGCCGCCCGGGGTACGCCCACGGGCTCCCCGGTCGCGCCCCCGCCCGGGGGCAGGTCGTCGGTCACGGCACGTCCCGGGGCAGGACCGCCCGCACGTACGGGGTGCGCTCCCGCAGGTCGGTCGCCGCGTCCGCGGTGACCTGGAACAGCGGCCCGGCCAGCAGCGTGAACAGCACGCCCAGCGCCACCAGGGCGGTGGTCGCGCCGACCATCATCCCCGGCAGCCGGGCCGGCGGGGTGGCGGTGGCCAGCCGGGGCTCCCGCCAGAATGCGATGTTCCACACCCGGGAGGCCGCGTAGAGGGTGAGCAGGCTGGTGAGCGTGCCGGCCGCGACCAGCACGGCGGGCAGCGTGCCACCGGCCGCCACGCCGGCCTGGAGCAGGCCGAGCTTGCCGAGGAAGCCGGAGAACGGCGGGATGCCGGCGAGGTTCATCGCCGGGACGAAGAACAGCACGCCCAGCATCGGGGCGATCCGCGCCAGCCCGCCGATGCGGCGCAGGTCGGTGCTGCCCGCGCGTTCCTCGACCAGGCCGGCGACCAGGAACAGCGTGGTCTGGATGGTGATGTGGTGCACCACGTAGAAGATCGCCCCGGACAGGCCGGCGACGCTGCTCAGCGCCACCCCGAAGATCATGTAGCCGATGTGGCTGACCAGCGTGAACGACAGCAGCCGCTTCAGGTCCGACTGGGCGACCGCGCCGAGGATGCCGACCAGCATGGTCAGCCCGGCCACCACCATGAGCAGCGTGGCGACCTGACCGCCGGGGAACAGCAGCGTCTCGGTGCGGATGATCGCGTACACGCCGACCTTGGTGAGCAGGCCGG from the Micromonospora sp. WMMA1947 genome contains:
- a CDS encoding Na+/H+ antiporter subunit E; this encodes MTDDLPPGGGATGEPVGVPRAAPAPDAPAPSVGRGGRRRDQAVALGWLVVAWMLLWGDVSWGNLLAGLLVGVAVLLFFPLPPVTFGGRVRPRALLVFAATFVAELVSASVHVAAVALRFGYRPRGAIIAVPLRVRTDLNLALTAEVISLVPGTLILDVDRAEGVLYVHLLDVRGPEDISDSRERVLAVERRIVRAIGSPDEVRRLDLDPVERRNHP
- a CDS encoding Na+/H+ antiporter subunit D, yielding MSALVPLPVVVPLLGAALTLLLSGRPRLQRSTSVLCLSSVLVVAAVLLIEAYRTGPVVVQVGGWPAPVGIVLVADQLAALMVLVSSAVTLCVLLYSIGQGRGETGETAPVSIFHPTYLVLTAGVTNAFLAGDLFNLFVGFEILLAASFVLITLGGTEVRLRTGSTYVVVSILSSLLFLSAVGLVYAATGTLNMAQLAGRLDALPSGVRLTLQLTLLLAFGIKAAVFPLSAWLPDSYPTAPAPVTAVFAGLLTKVGVYAIIRTETLLFPGGQVATLLMVVAGLTMLVGILGAVAQSDLKRLLSFTLVSHIGYMIFGVALSSVAGLSGAIFYVVHHITIQTTLFLVAGLVEERAGSTDLRRIGGLARIAPMLGVLFFVPAMNLAGIPPFSGFLGKLGLLQAGVAAGGTLPAVLVAAGTLTSLLTLYAASRVWNIAFWREPRLATATPPARLPGMMVGATTALVALGVLFTLLAGPLFQVTADAATDLRERTPYVRAVLPRDVP